Proteins co-encoded in one Bacteroidales bacterium genomic window:
- the mltG gene encoding endolytic transglycosylase MltG, translating into MTKQDKKSVLGIIIIVVITLIPLGYHFATKHVNSPNVDLRGAEQYSLYIRDTTNFDQIVEKLVSDTVLINPKKFIKHAEKENYIDNIKPGRYVIKDGMTDKELIHKLKLGEQTPVRVVFNSTRNIQTLASRVATQIAADSASLVDTYFDEEFLKTLEMNSNNAYLMLIPNTYEFYWNTDAQSFWKRMKKESDKFWNDKRKGLADSINFTLEEVVILASIVERETNVNDEKATIAGVYVNRLNNRQKLQADPTLVYLLENQNVRRVLNRHKQIDSPYNTYKHVGLPPGPIWIPSISSIDAVLNYEDHDYIFFCASHDFSGRHLFAKTYKQHKENARKFQKALDEREIYR; encoded by the coding sequence ATGACGAAACAAGATAAAAAATCAGTACTTGGAATTATTATAATTGTTGTAATAACACTAATTCCTCTCGGATATCATTTTGCAACAAAACATGTAAATAGTCCAAATGTTGATCTTAGAGGTGCAGAGCAATATTCACTTTATATTCGTGATACAACAAATTTTGATCAAATTGTGGAAAAATTAGTTTCGGATACTGTTTTGATTAACCCGAAAAAATTTATAAAACACGCGGAGAAAGAAAATTATATTGATAATATTAAACCGGGAAGATATGTTATTAAGGATGGTATGACTGATAAAGAGTTAATTCACAAGCTGAAACTTGGTGAGCAAACTCCTGTAAGGGTTGTTTTTAATAGTACTCGAAATATACAGACACTTGCTTCAAGAGTTGCAACGCAAATTGCGGCGGATTCGGCTTCTTTAGTTGATACATATTTTGATGAAGAGTTTCTGAAAACTTTAGAAATGAATTCTAATAATGCTTATTTGATGTTAATACCCAATACTTATGAATTTTACTGGAATACAGATGCTCAATCTTTTTGGAAAAGAATGAAAAAAGAAAGTGACAAATTCTGGAATGATAAGCGTAAAGGTCTGGCAGACAGTATTAATTTTACGCTTGAAGAAGTAGTTATACTTGCTTCAATTGTAGAGCGTGAAACTAATGTGAATGACGAAAAGGCTACAATTGCAGGTGTTTATGTAAACAGACTGAATAACAGACAAAAACTACAGGCTGATCCTACTTTGGTTTATTTGCTCGAAAATCAGAATGTAAGGCGTGTTTTGAACAGGCACAAGCAGATAGACTCACCTTATAATACATATAAACATGTAGGATTACCGCCGGGACCTATTTGGATTCCTTCAATAAGTTCTATAGATGCAGTACTTAACTACGAAGATCACGACTATATTTTCTTCTGTGCATCTCATGATTTTTCGGGAAGACACCTTTTTGCGAAAACATACAAACAACATAAAGAAAACGCACGCAAATTTCAAAAAGCATTAGACGAAAGGGAGATATACAGATAA
- a CDS encoding trypsin-like peptidase domain-containing protein: protein MKKNFLPLLILAVAFAVIPPKTMNAQLGNVDFVEASEKSTQAVVHIKTEFARKNNLYDYYFDLRDLFNYPNRGSAPVIATGSGVIISQDGYVVTNNHVVQDAIKVEITLNDKRSYIAEIIGTDPSTDLALLKIDDTRLPYLTFGDSDKVKVGEWVLAVGNPLNLTSTVTAGIVSAKARNINILPNTQTASAVEAFIQTDAALNSGNSGGALVNTKGELIGINTAIASGTGYFAGYSFAIPVNIVKKVVEDLKDYGKVQRALLGVKIGDINSSFASQENLHVLQGVYVSEVTDTGNAKSAGIKKGDVIVAIDDKGVSSTSELMEKVSQYRPGQTVRVTVDRQGKEMKFNVLLAGENGVSKKTELTADYNKLLGAEIKNATKNDLTKYNSTNGVIISKVQDGILKSAGIKDGFLITKVDHASVRNVDHLIEILSNKKGGVLVEGRYPNGVKAYYGFGM, encoded by the coding sequence ATGAAGAAAAATTTTTTACCACTGCTTATATTAGCAGTTGCATTTGCTGTTATACCCCCGAAAACAATGAATGCCCAATTAGGAAATGTCGATTTTGTTGAAGCTTCCGAAAAAAGTACTCAGGCGGTTGTACATATTAAAACCGAATTTGCACGTAAAAATAATCTTTACGATTATTATTTTGATCTTAGAGATTTATTTAATTATCCTAATAGAGGATCTGCACCGGTTATTGCCACTGGCTCCGGTGTAATAATTTCACAGGATGGTTATGTTGTTACAAATAATCATGTTGTACAAGATGCTATAAAGGTGGAAATAACTTTAAATGACAAGAGGTCCTATATTGCTGAAATTATTGGAACAGACCCGTCTACAGATTTGGCCTTGCTAAAGATTGATGATACGCGTTTGCCTTATCTTACTTTCGGCGATTCCGATAAAGTTAAGGTAGGAGAATGGGTGCTTGCAGTTGGTAATCCTCTTAATTTAACTTCTACTGTTACTGCCGGTATTGTTTCTGCAAAAGCAAGAAATATTAATATTTTACCAAATACACAAACAGCTTCTGCTGTGGAAGCATTTATTCAAACGGATGCGGCCCTCAATTCCGGAAACAGCGGAGGAGCTTTGGTTAATACCAAGGGCGAACTTATTGGTATCAACACTGCGATTGCAAGCGGAACAGGTTATTTTGCCGGTTACTCCTTTGCAATTCCGGTTAACATTGTGAAAAAAGTTGTTGAGGATTTGAAAGATTACGGAAAAGTTCAAAGAGCTTTGCTCGGAGTTAAAATAGGGGATATTAACAGTTCATTTGCAAGTCAAGAAAATTTACATGTATTACAAGGTGTATATGTGAGCGAGGTTACTGATACCGGAAATGCTAAATCGGCAGGTATTAAAAAAGGTGATGTGATAGTTGCTATTGATGATAAAGGTGTTTCTTCTACTTCCGAATTGATGGAAAAAGTTAGTCAATACCGACCCGGCCAAACTGTCAGAGTTACAGTCGATAGACAAGGTAAGGAAATGAAATTTAATGTGCTTCTTGCCGGTGAAAACGGAGTGTCTAAGAAGACGGAATTAACGGCGGATTATAATAAATTGTTGGGTGCGGAAATAAAAAATGCAACAAAAAACGATTTGACAAAATATAATTCCACAAATGGCGTTATTATTTCTAAGGTGCAAGATGGCATCCTTAAATCTGCCGGAATAAAAGATGGTTTTTTGATTACTAAAGTTGATCATGCCAGTGTTAGAAATGTAGATCATCTTATTGAAATACTGTCTAATAAAAAAGGCGGAGTCTTGGTTGAAGGCAGATATCCTAACGGCGTTAAAGCTTATTACGGTTTCGGTATGTAA
- a CDS encoding CTP synthase has translation MNQTKYVFVTGGVASSLGKGIISASLGNLLKARGFKVAIQKLDPYINVDPGTMNPYEHGECYVTEDGAETDLDLGHYERFLNEPTSMRNNVTTGKIYKTVIEKERRGDFLGKTVQVIPHITDEIQYWIKTLAKTGNYDFVITEIGGTVGDIESLPYIEAVRQMKWELGDRCVSIHLTLVPYLKAAGELKTKPTQHSVKTLLEQGLQPDIIVCRTEHDLDDSIRRKIALFCNVSQSAVIQSIDADTIYRVPLHMRKEGLDVEVLKKTKCDNFKEPDMKEWENFLNELDNPKHEVNVALVGKYTELKDAYKSILEAFTHAGAVQYCKVNVHRISSEMIEDGNVEDFLSEMDAVLVAPGFGERGIEGKIKAIKYVRENNIPFLGICLGMQCAVVEFARNVIGLKNAHSTEINPNTKFPVIDMMEAQKKIAGLGGTMRLGNYDCHLIEDTRAHSVYNADDIKERHRHRYEFNNEYMDSFFEKGMIFSGVNEKDNLMEIIELPNHPWFIGVQFHPEYKSTVLNPHPLFVGFIKAAIENK, from the coding sequence ATGAATCAAACTAAGTATGTTTTTGTAACCGGCGGAGTTGCTTCTTCTTTAGGAAAAGGGATTATTTCCGCTTCATTAGGTAACCTCTTGAAAGCAAGAGGTTTTAAAGTTGCTATCCAAAAACTTGATCCATATATTAATGTTGATCCGGGAACGATGAACCCTTATGAACACGGGGAATGTTATGTTACTGAAGATGGTGCGGAAACAGACCTCGATTTAGGTCATTACGAAAGATTTCTCAATGAACCGACTTCAATGCGTAATAATGTTACAACTGGTAAAATTTATAAAACTGTAATTGAAAAGGAAAGACGCGGAGATTTTCTTGGAAAGACGGTTCAGGTTATACCTCATATAACCGATGAAATTCAGTATTGGATTAAAACATTGGCTAAAACCGGTAATTACGATTTCGTGATTACGGAAATAGGCGGCACTGTTGGTGATATTGAGTCTTTACCATATATAGAGGCAGTTAGACAGATGAAATGGGAACTCGGCGATCGCTGTGTTTCTATTCATCTGACTTTGGTACCTTATTTAAAAGCTGCCGGCGAACTGAAAACGAAACCTACGCAACACTCCGTAAAAACTTTGCTGGAACAAGGACTTCAACCTGATATAATTGTTTGTAGAACGGAACATGATTTGGATGATTCCATCAGAAGGAAAATCGCCTTGTTTTGTAATGTTTCGCAATCTGCTGTTATTCAGTCGATAGATGCTGATACCATTTATCGTGTACCCTTGCATATGCGTAAAGAAGGACTTGATGTTGAGGTTCTCAAGAAAACCAAATGCGATAATTTTAAGGAGCCGGATATGAAAGAATGGGAAAATTTTCTCAATGAATTGGATAATCCGAAGCACGAAGTAAATGTTGCATTAGTAGGTAAATATACTGAGCTTAAAGATGCTTATAAATCTATACTTGAGGCATTTACGCATGCCGGTGCTGTTCAGTATTGTAAAGTTAATGTTCATCGTATCAGCTCGGAAATGATTGAAGACGGAAATGTTGAAGATTTTTTATCCGAAATGGATGCTGTACTTGTTGCTCCCGGTTTTGGCGAGCGTGGCATTGAAGGAAAAATAAAGGCAATCAAATATGTCCGTGAGAATAATATTCCATTTCTGGGAATTTGTCTCGGTATGCAATGTGCTGTTGTTGAATTTGCAAGAAATGTTATAGGCTTGAAAAATGCGCATTCAACGGAAATTAATCCGAACACAAAATTTCCTGTCATTGATATGATGGAAGCGCAGAAAAAAATTGCCGGACTCGGCGGTACAATGCGTTTGGGTAATTATGATTGTCATTTAATTGAAGATACTCGTGCTCATTCTGTTTATAATGCTGATGATATAAAAGAAAGACATAGGCACAGATACGAGTTTAATAATGAATATATGGATAGCTTTTTCGAAAAAGGTATGATTTTTTCCGGAGTTAATGAAAAAGATAACTTGATGGAAATAATTGAATTACCAAACCATCCATGGTTTATAGGTGTACAATTTCATCCCGAATATAAGAGTACTGTTTTAAATCCTCATCCGCTTTTTGTCGGATTTATCAAAGCAGCTATCGAAAATAAATAA
- a CDS encoding GNAT family N-acetyltransferase: MIGKYVYLRALEPSDLNILYDWENNIELWKHGVTLMPYSKDTLSQFINQSMNYDIYTSKQLRLIVCKKDDDIPIGCIDLSDFEPLHRRAAVGIMIVKEERNKGFAKDALEIIINYTFNILNLRQLYCNIEVDNTISIELFTKLNFTKCAEKKDWLMIENSWKNELTFQLINNYDETR, encoded by the coding sequence ATGATTGGGAAATATGTATATCTAAGAGCTTTGGAACCATCCGATTTAAATATTCTTTATGATTGGGAGAATAATATCGAGTTGTGGAAACACGGTGTCACTTTAATGCCTTATTCTAAAGATACTCTTTCGCAATTCATAAATCAATCAATGAATTACGATATATACACTTCAAAACAACTTAGACTAATTGTTTGTAAGAAAGATGATGATATCCCGATTGGTTGTATCGACCTTAGCGATTTCGAACCTTTACATAGAAGAGCGGCGGTTGGCATAATGATTGTTAAGGAAGAAAGAAATAAGGGTTTTGCTAAAGATGCTCTTGAGATTATAATAAATTATACATTCAATATTTTAAACCTTAGACAATTGTATTGTAATATTGAAGTTGATAACACAATAAGTATAGAATTATTTACAAAATTGAACTTTACTAAGTGTGCCGAGAAAAAAGATTGGTTAATGATAGAAAATTCATGGAAAAATGAATTAACATTTCAACTAATAAATAATTATGACGAAACAAGATAA
- the rbfA gene encoding 30S ribosome-binding factor RbfA: METIRQQRVQSLIQQELGELFRKQTPEWFPGMMLTVTKVIISKDLSVAKVYVSIFGKESNQKILNIIKEHSKEIRYLLGSRIGKQLRIIPELAYFLDDSLDYIDNIDKLLKE, from the coding sequence ATGGAAACAATAAGACAACAGCGAGTACAATCGCTTATTCAACAAGAACTTGGAGAACTTTTCAGAAAGCAAACCCCTGAATGGTTTCCCGGAATGATGCTGACAGTTACAAAGGTTATTATTTCTAAAGATTTATCTGTAGCAAAAGTTTATGTCAGTATTTTTGGCAAAGAAAGTAACCAAAAAATCTTAAATATAATAAAAGAACATTCAAAAGAAATAAGATACCTACTTGGGTCGCGCATTGGAAAACAATTGAGAATCATACCTGAATTAGCATATTTTTTAGATGATTCTTTGGATTATATTGATAATATTGACAAGCTTCTTAAAGAATGA
- a CDS encoding RNA polymerase sigma factor RpoD/SigA encodes MRQLKISKSITNREVAALDKYLSDISKEQLITPEEEVELAQKIKTGDDKALERLVNANLRFVVSVAKQYQNQGLSLPDLINEGNVGLIKAARKFDETRGFKFISYAVWWIRQSILQALAEQSRIVRLPLNQVGTISKIKKEYSRLEQSLQRVPSAAEIADSLDLPDNKVDSAFRMNLKTVSVDAPLPNEEGNCLLDVLNSNSNPDPDALLMDESLSLEIQRSLSLLNDKEREILMLHFGIGIGYSLTLEEIGTKYGLTRERVRQIKEKALRRLRSNLRCNNLKPFLG; translated from the coding sequence ATGCGACAATTAAAAATTTCAAAATCTATTACTAATCGAGAAGTTGCAGCTCTCGATAAATATCTTTCTGATATTAGTAAAGAACAACTTATCACTCCGGAAGAGGAAGTCGAACTTGCACAAAAAATCAAAACAGGCGACGACAAAGCTCTCGAAAGATTGGTGAATGCTAATCTTAGATTCGTTGTTTCGGTTGCTAAACAATATCAAAATCAAGGACTTAGTTTGCCTGACCTTATAAATGAAGGAAATGTAGGCTTGATAAAAGCAGCAAGAAAATTTGATGAAACAAGAGGTTTTAAATTCATTTCTTACGCTGTTTGGTGGATTCGTCAATCTATTTTACAAGCTCTTGCCGAGCAATCAAGAATTGTGCGTTTACCTTTGAATCAAGTTGGTACAATAAGCAAAATCAAGAAAGAATATTCTCGATTAGAACAAAGTTTGCAAAGAGTTCCTTCTGCGGCTGAAATAGCAGACAGTTTGGATCTTCCAGATAATAAAGTTGATTCCGCTTTCAGGATGAATCTTAAAACCGTATCGGTTGATGCCCCTTTGCCGAATGAAGAAGGAAATTGTCTTTTAGATGTTTTGAACAGTAATTCGAACCCTGATCCGGATGCATTACTTATGGATGAATCTTTGTCGTTGGAAATTCAGAGATCTTTATCTCTTCTTAATGATAAGGAAAGAGAAATACTTATGCTTCACTTCGGAATCGGTATAGGATATAGCCTGACTTTAGAGGAAATAGGTACAAAATATGGCCTTACCCGCGAAAGAGTTAGACAGATCAAAGAAAAAGCACTTAGAAGATTAAGATCAAATCTTAGATGTAATAATCTGAAGCCGTTTTTAGGTTAA
- a CDS encoding peptidylprolyl isomerase, producing MAAIGKIRKYYVLCMIVIGVALLAFIIGDFSRGNTDPSERAVGIVDGEKISWYDFAKEVDVQTNMRANNTDPQTLSGMAFSIRETVWNEMVKEIILGKQADYLGLTVTTKELNDLVRGANPHQYIVSNFTNPQTGTLDHEQLDYFLLNLNNPNVIPAEIKNNYLYIESLIKKETLESKFNNLISKGFYVPSALALKEHNDKFTKYDVEFVAKRYRDLPDSLYTVTQAELQKYYSEHKEEYKVDEIREVEYIEYQVVPTREDRERTVEDVNKLFQQFETTTDVRSFLTFESETPYSDLWLKSDEISPNMLARLNGLSEGDFVAPFEEDGQLLFAKVEGIQSRADSLKASHILLSYQGAYNAAESITRTKAEAESEAKRLLGLIKASPSQFGVLAKEFSDDPSNSGNNGELGWFTDGMMVPEFNEFVVENKVGTIDVVETVFGYHIVKIEDKAAFTPKYKLALFSRSIIPSTNTHTAAYFMMSDFAANVKNYDDMIAVAREKGLNVKPTNFTKNSSGLPAVQNSREVVRWAFDKNTKVGAVSKIFEYDGNLYVASLKSVNNEGYRSLAQMESEIKALVIRDKKAENLLKELNDIKATSNNINDIANKLSTTVANAEITNNISNIPAYGVEPYVIGAMFAAPVNQLTGAIKGEQAVYIFTKTLKENPQEKTDFAADQRRLESQTTSRLTRNALKGIQDNVKIVNNTLDFY from the coding sequence ATGGCAGCAATTGGAAAAATAAGAAAGTACTATGTGCTTTGCATGATAGTAATTGGTGTAGCTCTTTTAGCATTTATTATCGGAGATTTTAGTCGTGGTAATACAGACCCGTCTGAAAGAGCGGTAGGTATTGTTGATGGAGAAAAAATCTCATGGTATGATTTCGCTAAAGAAGTGGATGTTCAAACTAACATGAGAGCTAATAATACAGATCCGCAGACTCTTTCTGGCATGGCATTCTCTATTAGAGAAACAGTTTGGAATGAGATGGTTAAGGAAATCATTCTGGGCAAGCAGGCCGATTATCTCGGATTAACAGTAACTACAAAAGAATTGAACGACCTTGTCAGAGGTGCTAATCCACATCAATATATTGTGTCGAACTTCACAAATCCTCAAACAGGTACTTTGGATCACGAACAATTGGATTATTTCCTTTTGAATCTTAATAATCCTAATGTTATTCCTGCCGAAATAAAAAATAATTATCTCTATATTGAATCTCTTATCAAAAAAGAAACTTTAGAATCAAAATTCAACAACCTGATTTCTAAAGGTTTTTATGTTCCGTCCGCACTTGCATTGAAGGAGCATAATGATAAATTCACTAAATATGATGTTGAATTTGTTGCAAAGAGATACAGAGACCTTCCGGATTCATTATATACTGTTACACAAGCCGAACTTCAAAAGTATTATAGTGAACATAAGGAAGAATATAAAGTTGATGAAATTCGCGAAGTTGAATATATTGAATATCAAGTTGTACCTACAAGAGAAGACAGAGAAAGAACAGTAGAGGATGTTAATAAATTGTTTCAACAATTTGAGACTACAACAGACGTTAGATCTTTCTTGACTTTTGAATCGGAAACTCCTTATAGCGATTTATGGCTAAAATCTGATGAAATTAGTCCTAATATGCTTGCAAGACTTAACGGTTTAAGCGAAGGTGATTTTGTTGCTCCGTTTGAAGAGGACGGACAATTATTGTTTGCTAAAGTTGAAGGAATCCAAAGTCGTGCGGATTCTCTTAAAGCTTCACATATTTTGTTATCATACCAAGGAGCATATAATGCTGCCGAAAGTATTACCCGCACAAAAGCAGAAGCCGAATCGGAAGCTAAAAGATTATTAGGATTAATAAAAGCTTCTCCAAGCCAATTCGGAGTTCTTGCTAAAGAATTTTCGGATGATCCGTCTAATTCCGGTAACAATGGTGAATTAGGTTGGTTTACAGATGGAATGATGGTTCCTGAGTTTAATGAATTTGTTGTCGAAAATAAAGTCGGAACTATTGATGTAGTTGAAACGGTTTTCGGTTACCATATTGTGAAGATAGAAGATAAAGCAGCATTTACACCGAAATATAAATTAGCATTATTTTCACGTTCAATAATTCCAAGTACAAATACACATACAGCTGCTTATTTTATGATGAGTGATTTTGCCGCTAATGTGAAGAATTATGACGATATGATTGCTGTAGCAAGAGAAAAAGGTTTAAATGTTAAGCCAACCAATTTTACAAAAAACTCAAGCGGTTTGCCGGCTGTTCAAAACTCACGTGAAGTAGTTAGATGGGCTTTTGATAAAAATACTAAAGTTGGAGCCGTATCCAAAATTTTCGAGTATGATGGTAATCTTTATGTAGCTTCTTTAAAATCTGTTAATAATGAAGGATATAGATCACTTGCTCAAATGGAAAGTGAAATCAAAGCATTAGTGATAAGAGATAAAAAAGCAGAAAATCTTTTGAAAGAACTGAACGATATAAAAGCAACATCAAACAATATTAATGATATTGCTAATAAGTTGAGTACAACAGTTGCAAATGCGGAAATAACAAATAATATTTCTAATATTCCTGCTTACGGAGTTGAACCATATGTTATTGGTGCAATGTTTGCTGCTCCCGTGAATCAATTAACAGGTGCAATTAAAGGTGAACAAGCGGTTTATATCTTCACAAAGACTTTGAAAGAAAATCCGCAGGAAAAAACGGATTTTGCTGCAGATCAACGCAGGTTAGAATCTCAAACCACATCACGTCTTACAAGAAATGCACTTAAGGGCATTCAAGATAATGTTAAGATAGTTAATAATACCTTAGATTTTTATTAA
- the dapF gene encoding diaminopimelate epimerase yields the protein MKFFKYQCCGNDFIITEIHISDANLIHKLCDRRFGIGADGLIFIKPEHEEGFKIFFYNSDGSTDTFCGNGSLCAVDYAVRFLNIEINSFIASDGNHSFEKNNDGSFRISLSNTDSPYEIFLNSADKKVAAAENISKGFFCNTGSPHFVIFVNDVNKIDVVTLGKYFRNNINKIEGGSNVDFVTIKEDEILQIRTFERGVEDETFSCGTGSVAAAITYSEIFNNDINNVVVNNNGGQHIVSFNRENYVYENIKLQARPEFVFKGEIDLL from the coding sequence ATGAAGTTTTTTAAATATCAATGTTGCGGTAATGATTTTATTATTACCGAAATTCATATCAGTGATGCTAATCTTATACATAAGTTATGTGACAGGCGTTTTGGTATCGGTGCGGACGGATTAATATTCATAAAACCGGAACATGAAGAAGGGTTTAAAATATTTTTTTATAATTCGGACGGATCAACAGATACATTCTGCGGTAACGGTAGTTTATGTGCGGTTGATTATGCCGTCAGGTTTTTAAATATCGAAATAAATTCATTCATTGCATCCGACGGAAATCATTCTTTTGAAAAAAATAATGATGGGTCATTTAGAATCTCTTTGAGCAATACCGACAGTCCGTATGAAATTTTTCTGAATAGTGCCGATAAAAAGGTTGCTGCCGCTGAGAATATTTCCAAAGGTTTTTTTTGTAATACAGGTAGTCCGCATTTCGTTATTTTTGTTAACGATGTTAATAAAATTGATGTAGTAACTTTGGGAAAATATTTCAGAAATAATATTAATAAAATAGAAGGCGGATCTAATGTCGATTTTGTGACGATAAAAGAAGATGAAATATTACAAATCAGAACTTTCGAAAGAGGTGTTGAGGATGAAACCTTCAGTTGCGGAACAGGCTCTGTAGCTGCTGCAATAACATATTCCGAGATATTCAATAATGATATAAATAATGTTGTTGTGAACAACAATGGCGGTCAACATATCGTTTCCTTTAATAGAGAAAACTATGTGTATGAGAATATCAAACTTCAGGCAAGACCCGAATTTGTTTTTAAAGGCGAAATAGATTTGTTATGA